The following are encoded together in the Bradyrhizobium sp. CCGUVB1N3 genome:
- a CDS encoding glutamate synthase subunit beta gives MGKVTGFLEIERHDRKYTPVAERLKHFKEFVVPLSEKDTRDQAARCMNCGIPYCHGTGSVAPGTAGCPVNNQIPDFNDLVYQGNWEEASRNLHSTNNFPEFTGRICPAPCEASCTLNIDDNPVTIKTIECAIVDRAWENGWLTPEVNTEKTGKKVAVIGSGPAGMACAQQLARAGHDVHVYEKFAKAGGLLRYGIPDFKMEKDIIDRRVAQMEAEGVTFHYNSHVGAAGNVDPREMLNEYDAIALTGGAEAPRDLPIPGRDLDGIHYAMDFLPQQNRRNSEEPLNGVTEILAGDKHVVVIGGGDTGSDCIGTSLRQGAKTVTQLEIMPAPPERENKGLTWPNWPLKMRTSSSQAEGAIREYAVLTQKFSGENGKVKKLHCVRVDDKFKPMAGTEFELDAELVLLAMGFVHPVHEGLLKLLSVDLDPRGNVRANTLDYQTSRPNVFSAGDMRRGQSLVVWAIREGRLCARSIDTFLMGKTDLPR, from the coding sequence ATGGGCAAGGTCACGGGTTTTCTCGAAATCGAACGGCACGATCGCAAGTACACCCCGGTCGCCGAGCGCTTGAAGCACTTCAAGGAGTTCGTCGTTCCGCTCTCCGAGAAGGACACGCGCGATCAGGCCGCGCGCTGCATGAATTGCGGCATTCCCTATTGCCACGGCACCGGTTCGGTCGCGCCGGGCACCGCGGGCTGCCCGGTCAACAACCAGATCCCGGACTTCAACGACCTCGTCTATCAGGGCAACTGGGAAGAGGCTTCGCGCAACCTGCACTCGACCAACAATTTCCCGGAGTTCACCGGCCGCATCTGCCCTGCGCCGTGCGAAGCCTCCTGTACGCTCAACATCGACGACAACCCGGTCACCATCAAGACCATCGAATGCGCGATCGTCGACCGCGCCTGGGAGAACGGCTGGCTGACGCCGGAGGTCAATACCGAGAAGACCGGCAAGAAGGTCGCGGTGATCGGCTCGGGTCCGGCCGGCATGGCCTGCGCGCAGCAGCTCGCACGCGCCGGTCATGACGTGCATGTCTACGAGAAGTTCGCCAAGGCCGGCGGCCTGCTCCGCTACGGCATCCCCGACTTCAAGATGGAAAAGGACATCATCGACCGCCGCGTCGCGCAGATGGAGGCGGAGGGCGTTACCTTCCACTACAACAGCCATGTCGGTGCCGCCGGCAACGTCGATCCGCGCGAGATGCTCAACGAGTACGACGCCATCGCGCTGACGGGCGGTGCGGAAGCGCCGCGCGACCTGCCGATCCCCGGCCGCGACCTCGACGGCATCCATTACGCGATGGACTTCCTGCCGCAACAGAACCGTCGCAACTCCGAGGAGCCTCTGAACGGCGTCACCGAGATCCTCGCCGGCGACAAGCACGTCGTCGTCATCGGCGGCGGCGATACCGGGAGCGACTGCATCGGCACCTCGCTGCGCCAGGGCGCCAAGACCGTGACCCAGCTCGAGATCATGCCGGCGCCGCCCGAGCGCGAGAACAAGGGCCTGACCTGGCCGAACTGGCCGCTCAAGATGCGCACGTCCTCCAGCCAGGCCGAAGGCGCGATCCGCGAATACGCCGTGCTGACGCAAAAGTTCTCCGGCGAGAACGGCAAGGTCAAGAAGCTGCACTGCGTGCGTGTCGACGACAAGTTCAAGCCGATGGCCGGCACCGAGTTCGAGCTCGACGCCGAGCTCGTGCTGCTCGCGATGGGTTTCGTGCACCCCGTGCACGAGGGCCTCTTGAAGCTGCTCTCGGTCGACCTCGACCCGCGCGGCAACGTCAGGGCCAACACGCTCGACTACCAGACCTCGCGCCCCAACGTCTTCTCCGCCGGCGACATGCGCCGCGGCCAGTCGCTGGTGGTGTGGGCGATCCGCGAGGGGCGGCTCTGCGCACGGTCGATCGACACGTTCCTGATGGGGAAGACGGACCTGCCGCGGTAA
- a CDS encoding outer membrane beta-barrel protein, translated as MGSSPGRGRSKRAHVVRVVLPCLVLTVLENAPAAAQSLTPDLFNPNRGGFISPDTLPTRRTATTTFAQPPSDALPALPDPSADPRKSKDTPAPSRIGQVPTYGLPAANGSGASGYDSLNRKRQQPKLYPGQPKPKRAPGPGTPAPTVTSAPGIGQPRIAPPPSETANKTPMPAAMAGTVPGQPLRRRLKLDDDPFGPVGDYAGSFLIKGALELSGGYDTNPARLNKPIGSPLYVVAPELVVMSDWERHALVADLRGSFTGYGNQLPATIDGVASPAPVNIDRPDFTGHVDGRLDVDRDLRLTSQLRLRLATDNPGSPNIQAGLQKYPIYATFGTTLGVDQTFNRFEIAAGATVDRTAYTDSKLTDGETFSNDDRNFNQYGGIGRFSYDLKPGLKPFVEIEGDTRVHDQAADRNGYLRDSNGGYAKVGTSLEFSRILTGEISIGYAARNYVDPRLSQLSGFLTTGSLVWNASGLTTVKFFTDTQIAETTLVGSPGILVRTYTAEVDHDFRRWLTGIGKFTYGTYDYQENVRHDKTYSIEGDLIYKLNRNLWVKGTLRHDILVSNVPLSSSQATVVMLGVRLQN; from the coding sequence GTGGGGTCGTCTCCAGGCAGGGGCCGGAGCAAACGCGCGCACGTCGTGCGCGTCGTCTTGCCATGCCTTGTGCTGACCGTGCTGGAGAATGCGCCAGCCGCCGCCCAGAGCCTCACGCCGGACCTCTTCAATCCGAACCGCGGCGGCTTCATCTCGCCTGACACGCTGCCGACGCGCCGCACGGCCACGACCACATTTGCGCAGCCGCCGTCGGACGCCCTGCCGGCGTTGCCCGATCCCAGCGCCGATCCGCGCAAGAGCAAGGACACGCCGGCGCCCTCGCGGATCGGTCAGGTGCCGACCTATGGCCTGCCCGCCGCCAATGGCTCTGGTGCCTCGGGCTATGACTCGCTCAATCGCAAGCGGCAGCAGCCCAAGCTCTATCCCGGACAGCCGAAGCCGAAGCGCGCGCCCGGCCCCGGCACCCCGGCCCCGACCGTGACGTCAGCACCTGGCATCGGCCAGCCGCGCATCGCGCCGCCGCCATCGGAGACCGCCAACAAGACGCCGATGCCGGCGGCGATGGCCGGCACCGTGCCCGGCCAGCCGCTGCGCCGGCGCCTCAAGCTCGACGACGATCCCTTTGGCCCCGTCGGCGATTACGCCGGCAGCTTCCTGATCAAGGGCGCACTCGAGCTCTCGGGCGGCTATGACACCAACCCGGCGCGCCTCAACAAGCCGATCGGCTCGCCGCTCTATGTCGTCGCGCCCGAGCTCGTCGTGATGTCCGACTGGGAGCGCCACGCGCTGGTCGCGGACCTGCGCGGATCCTTCACCGGTTATGGCAACCAGTTGCCTGCGACGATCGACGGCGTCGCCTCGCCGGCGCCGGTCAATATCGATCGTCCCGATTTCACCGGCCATGTCGATGGCCGCCTCGACGTCGACCGCGATCTCAGGCTGACCTCGCAGCTCCGCTTGCGGCTCGCCACCGACAATCCCGGCAGCCCGAACATCCAGGCGGGACTGCAGAAATATCCGATCTATGCCACCTTTGGGACGACGCTCGGCGTCGACCAGACCTTCAATCGTTTCGAAATCGCCGCCGGCGCAACGGTCGATCGCACGGCCTACACCGACTCCAAGCTCACCGACGGCGAGACCTTCAGCAACGACGACCGCAATTTCAACCAGTATGGCGGCATCGGCCGTTTCTCCTACGATCTCAAGCCGGGCCTGAAGCCGTTCGTGGAGATCGAGGGCGACACCCGCGTGCATGACCAGGCCGCCGACCGCAACGGCTATTTGCGCGATTCAAACGGCGGCTATGCCAAGGTCGGCACGTCCCTCGAGTTTTCGCGCATCCTCACCGGCGAAATCTCGATCGGCTACGCCGCGCGCAACTATGTCGACCCCAGGCTCAGCCAGCTCAGCGGCTTCCTGACCACGGGCTCGCTGGTCTGGAATGCGAGCGGACTCACCACCGTCAAATTCTTTACCGATACGCAGATCGCCGAGACGACGCTTGTGGGCTCCCCAGGCATCCTGGTGCGCACTTACACGGCTGAAGTCGATCACGATTTTCGCCGCTGGCTGACCGGCATCGGCAAGTTCACCTACGGCACGTACGATTACCAAGAAAATGTGCGCCACGACAAAACGTACTCGATCGAAGGCGATCTCATCTACAAGCTCAACCGCAACCTCTGGGTCAAAGGCACGCTCCGCCACGACATCCTGGTTTCGAATGTCCCGTTGTCGAGCTCGCAGGCGACGGTGGTGATGCTGGGGGTGAGGCTGCAGAATTGA
- a CDS encoding SIS domain-containing protein produces MPSSKPLMTPSSGPASPDIESALRTLETESGGIGALATALKGPLGASFTAAIEMIRKAKGRVVVTGLGKSGHMARKIAATLASTGTPAFFVHAAEAGHGDLGMITTDDVIMALSWSGEQPEMKNLVNYSARFAIPMIAVTSNAGSALGQAADTVIELPKAREACPHNLAPTTSTLMQAAIGDAIAIALLEGRGFTALEFAHFHPGGKLGAMLKFVRDYMRTGAEIPVKPLGTKMSEAVVEMSAKGLGCVCIVSGTGEIAGIITDGDLRRHMRPDLLTATVDDIMTKQPKTVPPSMLATEMIEVLNTGKITTLIVAEASKVVGIVHLHDLLRAGVA; encoded by the coding sequence ATGCCGAGTTCGAAACCGCTGATGACCCCATCATCCGGCCCCGCCTCCCCCGACATCGAATCCGCGCTGCGCACGCTGGAGACGGAGAGCGGCGGCATCGGCGCGCTCGCAACTGCGCTGAAGGGGCCCCTCGGTGCGAGCTTCACGGCGGCGATCGAGATGATCCGCAAGGCCAAGGGGCGCGTCGTCGTCACCGGGCTCGGCAAGTCCGGCCACATGGCGCGCAAGATCGCAGCGACCCTGGCCTCGACCGGCACGCCCGCCTTCTTCGTCCACGCTGCCGAAGCCGGCCATGGCGACCTCGGCATGATCACCACCGACGACGTCATCATGGCGCTGTCCTGGTCCGGCGAGCAGCCGGAGATGAAGAACCTCGTGAATTATTCGGCGCGCTTTGCGATTCCCATGATCGCGGTGACGTCGAATGCAGGCTCTGCGCTCGGACAGGCCGCCGATACCGTGATCGAGCTGCCCAAGGCGCGCGAGGCCTGCCCGCACAATCTGGCGCCGACCACCTCGACCCTGATGCAGGCCGCGATCGGCGATGCCATCGCGATCGCGCTGCTCGAGGGTCGCGGCTTCACGGCGCTGGAGTTCGCGCATTTCCACCCCGGCGGAAAACTCGGCGCGATGCTGAAATTCGTCCGCGACTACATGCGCACCGGCGCGGAGATCCCCGTCAAGCCGCTCGGCACGAAGATGTCGGAGGCGGTGGTCGAGATGTCGGCCAAGGGCCTCGGCTGTGTCTGCATCGTCAGCGGCACGGGCGAGATCGCCGGCATCATCACCGACGGCGATTTGCGCCGGCACATGCGGCCCGATCTCCTGACCGCGACCGTCGACGACATCATGACGAAGCAGCCGAAGACCGTGCCGCCTTCCATGCTCGCGACCGAGATGATCGAGGTGCTGAACACGGGGAAGATCACGACGCTGATCGTGGCCGAAGCGAGCAAGGTCGTCGGCATCGTGCACCTGCACGATCTCTTGCGGGCGGGCGTGGCTTAA
- a CDS encoding carboxymuconolactone decarboxylase family protein, which translates to MSQMTSRIAPLDPPYPPEIDEQFNRIMRGAPPLMLFRVMAGHKRAWDKFRAGSLLDPGPLSLRAREIVIDRTCALNRCEYEWGVHVAIFAGAAGLTDEQVRATADGDATSACWSQAEQALIAAADALHHRATLDDAEFAALAAHYDNAQILEIMMLCGVYRTVSYVANGLRLPLEEKAARFPTH; encoded by the coding sequence ATGTCACAGATGACGTCGCGCATCGCGCCGCTGGATCCGCCTTATCCGCCCGAGATCGATGAGCAGTTCAACCGCATCATGCGCGGTGCGCCGCCCTTGATGCTGTTCCGGGTGATGGCGGGACACAAGCGCGCCTGGGACAAGTTTCGCGCCGGCAGCCTCCTGGACCCGGGGCCGCTGTCCTTGCGCGCGCGAGAGATCGTCATCGACCGCACCTGCGCGCTGAACAGATGCGAATATGAATGGGGCGTGCACGTCGCGATCTTCGCGGGAGCTGCGGGCCTCACGGATGAACAGGTCCGCGCCACTGCTGATGGCGACGCGACTTCAGCCTGCTGGTCTCAGGCCGAGCAGGCGCTGATCGCGGCCGCCGATGCCTTGCATCACCGCGCCACGCTTGACGACGCGGAGTTCGCGGCGCTCGCAGCGCACTACGACAACGCGCAGATTTTGGAGATCATGATGCTGTGCGGGGTCTATCGCACGGTGTCGTATGTGGCGAACGGGCTGAGATTGCCGCTGGAGGAGAAGGCCGCGCGGTTTCCCACGCACTGA
- a CDS encoding helix-turn-helix domain-containing protein: MARPAGQRSVRGSRTGRPIMALLDLLGKRWSLRILWELRGAPLTSRALRSACDEASPTVLQARLTELREAGFVELGESGGYSLTPLGRELCETFMPLHRFAERWRK; the protein is encoded by the coding sequence ATGGCGAGACCGGCAGGGCAGCGCAGCGTACGCGGTTCACGAACAGGCCGGCCGATCATGGCCCTGCTCGATCTCTTGGGGAAACGCTGGAGCCTGCGGATCCTCTGGGAATTGCGCGGCGCCCCCCTCACCTCGCGCGCGCTGCGCAGCGCCTGCGACGAGGCATCCCCAACGGTGCTGCAAGCGCGATTGACCGAATTGCGCGAGGCCGGGTTCGTCGAGCTGGGTGAGAGCGGCGGCTACAGCTTGACACCGCTTGGGCGGGAGCTGTGCGAGACGTTCATGCCGCTGCACCGGTTCGCGGAGCGGTGGCGGAAGTAG
- a CDS encoding NfeD family protein — translation MTDMFVTLGTWNWLIFGFILMALEVFAPGVFLFWLGLAALLVGLVSFVAHPAWQAQLVMFALFAAAAVPLWRRLARGRIDTSASPHLNKRTEALLGREFTLEKPIIDGSGTVRIGDTVWRVAGPDTPAGTRVKVVQVDGANLTVAAA, via the coding sequence ATGACCGACATGTTCGTCACCCTCGGCACCTGGAACTGGCTGATCTTCGGCTTCATCCTGATGGCGCTGGAGGTATTCGCGCCGGGCGTGTTCCTGTTCTGGCTCGGGCTCGCCGCGCTGCTGGTCGGGTTGGTCTCGTTCGTCGCCCATCCCGCCTGGCAGGCGCAGCTCGTGATGTTCGCGCTGTTCGCCGCCGCCGCCGTGCCGCTGTGGCGGCGCCTGGCACGCGGCAGGATCGATACGAGCGCGAGCCCGCATCTGAACAAGCGCACGGAGGCGCTGTTGGGCCGCGAGTTCACGCTGGAGAAGCCAATCATCGATGGAAGCGGCACCGTGCGCATCGGCGACACCGTCTGGCGCGTCGCCGGCCCCGATACGCCGGCCGGCACGCGGGTGAAGGTAGTGCAGGTCGACGGTGCCAACCTGACGGTGGCGGCGGCGTAG
- a CDS encoding SPFH domain-containing protein produces the protein MSGFDIFAIALVFLVIVTLLAGVKTVPQGYDWTIERFGKYTQTLSPGLNLIVPYFDRVGRKINMMEQVIDIPEQEVITKDNATVTVDGVAFFQVFDAAKASYEVANLNNAITVLTMTNIRSVMGSMDLDQVLSHRDEINERLLRVVDAAVSPWGVKVNRIEIKDIVPPADLVEAMGRQMKAERVKRADILSAEGQRQSEILRAEGAKQGQILQAEGRREAAFRDAEARERLAEAEAKATLMVSDAIAKGDVAALNYFIADKYIKAFGEFADAPNQKVIMLPMEAVSLLGSLAGIGEIAKATFGESAASATAAARRGSVPPAGSTPPVVPPQQ, from the coding sequence ATGAGCGGTTTCGATATTTTTGCAATTGCACTGGTGTTTCTGGTCATCGTCACGCTGCTCGCCGGCGTGAAGACGGTGCCGCAGGGCTACGACTGGACCATCGAGCGGTTCGGCAAATACACCCAGACGCTGTCGCCGGGGCTCAACCTGATCGTGCCGTATTTCGATCGCGTCGGACGTAAGATCAACATGATGGAGCAGGTGATCGACATCCCCGAGCAGGAGGTGATTACCAAGGACAACGCCACGGTGACCGTGGACGGCGTCGCCTTCTTCCAGGTGTTTGACGCTGCGAAGGCGAGCTACGAGGTCGCCAATCTGAACAATGCGATCACCGTGCTGACCATGACCAACATCCGCTCGGTGATGGGCTCGATGGATCTCGACCAGGTGCTGTCGCATCGCGACGAGATCAACGAGCGCCTCCTGCGCGTCGTCGACGCCGCGGTCTCGCCCTGGGGCGTCAAGGTCAACCGCATCGAGATCAAGGACATCGTGCCGCCGGCCGATCTCGTCGAGGCCATGGGCCGGCAGATGAAGGCCGAGCGCGTCAAGCGCGCCGACATTCTGTCCGCCGAAGGCCAGCGCCAGTCCGAGATCCTGCGTGCCGAGGGCGCCAAGCAGGGCCAGATCCTTCAGGCCGAAGGCCGCCGGGAAGCCGCGTTCCGCGACGCCGAAGCGCGCGAGCGTCTGGCGGAGGCGGAGGCCAAGGCGACGTTGATGGTGTCGGATGCGATCGCCAAGGGCGACGTCGCCGCATTGAACTATTTTATTGCCGACAAATATATCAAGGCGTTCGGAGAGTTCGCGGATGCGCCGAACCAGAAGGTGATCATGCTGCCGATGGAAGCCGTGAGTCTGCTCGGTTCGCTGGCCGGCATCGGCGAGATCGCCAAGGCGACGTTCGGCGAGAGCGCGGCGTCCGCAACCGCCGCCGCCCGCCGCGGCTCGGTGCCGCCGGCAGGATCGACGCCGCCGGTAGTGCCGCCGCAGCAATAA
- a CDS encoding ABC transporter substrate-binding protein: MKRREVLALLGGAALLPLPAVAQPAPAAMRRLGVLTVTAADDAIGQMRATILADALATLGWKEQDNLRIDWRHGGGDRALIARQAGELVELGPDILLAIGTPSVEELRNRAAATPIVFAVVTDPVGQGFVKALSHPGGNITGFTDYDGPMAGKWLEMLTQITPKVSRIAVVYNPATAPFAGLMLHAIEHAAHALGVPVEPAPIHDEASIAALAARKGEGLLVLPDFFTLANRARLQAAVAEARVPAVYWSRTFVDEGGLMSYSTDSAEQVRRAAAYIDRILKGARPADLPVQNPTKFELAINLRTAGTLGVTIPPALLAIADEVIE; this comes from the coding sequence ATGAAGCGGCGCGAGGTTCTGGCACTTCTCGGCGGCGCCGCGCTGCTGCCGCTGCCGGCGGTCGCGCAACCGGCGCCGGCCGCGATGCGCCGGCTCGGCGTGCTCACGGTGACGGCGGCCGATGACGCGATCGGGCAGATGCGCGCGACGATCCTGGCCGATGCGCTCGCAACTCTCGGCTGGAAGGAGCAGGACAATTTGCGAATCGACTGGCGCCATGGCGGCGGCGATCGGGCGCTGATCGCACGGCAGGCCGGCGAGCTTGTTGAGCTTGGTCCCGACATCCTGCTCGCCATCGGCACGCCGTCGGTCGAGGAATTGCGCAACCGCGCCGCGGCAACGCCGATCGTGTTCGCCGTCGTCACCGATCCGGTCGGCCAGGGTTTTGTCAAAGCCCTTTCGCATCCGGGCGGCAATATCACAGGCTTCACCGACTATGACGGGCCGATGGCCGGCAAATGGCTGGAGATGCTGACGCAGATCACGCCGAAGGTCTCCCGCATTGCCGTGGTCTACAATCCCGCCACGGCGCCGTTCGCCGGCCTCATGCTGCACGCGATCGAACACGCGGCGCACGCGCTCGGCGTGCCGGTCGAGCCGGCGCCGATCCATGACGAGGCCTCGATCGCGGCGCTCGCGGCCCGCAAGGGCGAAGGCCTGCTAGTGCTGCCTGATTTCTTCACGCTGGCGAACCGCGCTCGCCTCCAGGCGGCGGTCGCCGAGGCACGCGTTCCTGCGGTCTATTGGAGCCGCACCTTCGTCGACGAGGGGGGCCTGATGTCCTACAGCACCGACAGTGCAGAGCAGGTGCGGCGCGCCGCCGCCTATATCGACCGCATCCTGAAGGGCGCAAGGCCGGCCGATCTTCCGGTGCAAAACCCCACCAAATTCGAGCTTGCGATCAACCTGCGGACAGCAGGAACGCTCGGCGTCACCATCCCGCCGGCGCTGCTTGCCATCGCCGATGAGGTCATCGAATGA
- the hemH gene encoding ferrochelatase gives MTRVLPIDTSKASAAPAASRVGVLLVNLGTPDTADAPGVRVYLKEFLSDPRVIEDQGLVWQFVLNGIILRKRPRTKALDYRKIWNTEKNESPLKTITRSQADKLAAALADRAHVVVDWAMRYGNPSIKSGIDALIAQGCDRILAVPLYPQYSASTSATVCDEVFRVLARLRAQPTLRVTPPYYEDEAYIEALAASIEASLASLPFKPELIVASFHGMPKSYVDKGDPYQSHCVATTEALRRRLGMDASKLLLTFQSRFGNDEWLQPYTDATMKRLAQDGVRRIAVVTPGFAADCLETLEEIAQENAEIFRHNGGEAFAAIPCLNDSEPGMDVIRTLVLRELQGWI, from the coding sequence ATGACGCGCGTTCTCCCGATCGACACATCGAAGGCCAGTGCAGCTCCGGCCGCCTCGCGTGTCGGCGTGCTGCTGGTCAATCTCGGGACGCCTGACACCGCGGATGCCCCGGGCGTGCGCGTCTACCTCAAGGAGTTCCTGAGCGATCCCCGCGTCATCGAGGACCAGGGCCTGGTCTGGCAGTTCGTTCTGAACGGCATCATCCTGCGAAAGCGCCCGCGCACCAAGGCGCTCGACTATCGGAAGATCTGGAACACCGAGAAGAACGAATCGCCGCTGAAGACCATTACCCGCTCGCAGGCCGACAAGCTCGCCGCCGCGCTCGCCGACCGCGCGCATGTCGTGGTGGACTGGGCGATGCGCTACGGCAATCCATCGATCAAGTCCGGCATCGATGCGCTGATCGCGCAAGGCTGCGACCGGATCCTGGCGGTGCCGCTCTATCCGCAATATTCGGCCTCGACCTCGGCGACCGTCTGCGACGAGGTGTTTCGCGTGCTCGCCCGCCTGCGCGCACAGCCGACGCTGCGGGTGACGCCGCCCTACTACGAGGACGAGGCCTATATCGAGGCGCTCGCGGCCTCGATCGAGGCGAGCCTGGCGAGCCTGCCGTTCAAGCCGGAGCTGATCGTCGCCTCCTTCCACGGCATGCCGAAATCCTATGTCGACAAGGGCGATCCTTACCAGAGCCACTGCGTGGCGACGACCGAGGCGCTGCGTCGCCGGCTCGGCATGGACGCCTCAAAGCTGCTGCTCACTTTCCAGTCGCGCTTCGGCAATGACGAATGGCTCCAGCCCTATACGGACGCGACCATGAAGCGCCTGGCGCAGGACGGTGTGCGCCGCATCGCGGTGGTGACGCCGGGCTTCGCCGCCGACTGCCTGGAGACGCTGGAGGAGATCGCGCAGGAGAATGCCGAGATATTCCGGCACAATGGCGGCGAGGCGTTTGCCGCGATCCCCTGCCTCAACGACAGCGAGCCGGGCATGGACGTGATCCGCACCCTGGTGCTGCGCGAGCTGCAAGGCTGGATCTGA
- a CDS encoding MAPEG family protein, whose product MTLAEWCVFGALLLYLATIASIKWIRFGRFDNSKPRDPAFYEDAISQRALGAHQNGIEAFPFFAIAVLLAEFRDSPQRLIDELAALFLIVRIAYVFTYLGNRPTLRSILWSIGFAINVAIFFMPALKRFLPV is encoded by the coding sequence ATGACGCTCGCGGAATGGTGCGTATTTGGAGCGCTGCTGCTCTATCTCGCGACGATCGCCTCGATCAAATGGATCAGGTTCGGTCGTTTCGACAATTCGAAGCCGCGCGACCCGGCCTTCTATGAGGATGCCATCTCGCAGCGCGCGCTGGGCGCGCACCAGAACGGCATCGAGGCCTTCCCGTTCTTCGCGATTGCCGTGCTGCTCGCCGAATTCCGCGATTCCCCGCAGCGCCTGATCGACGAGCTCGCCGCGCTCTTCCTGATCGTACGGATCGCCTACGTCTTCACCTATCTCGGCAACCGCCCGACTCTGCGCTCCATCCTCTGGAGCATCGGCTTTGCGATCAACGTAGCGATCTTCTTCATGCCCGCCTTGAAGCGGTTTCTGCCGGTGTGA
- a CDS encoding nickel/cobalt transporter, protein MPVTSLLRSPLVRALGTGAAILVAVWAVDAALHDLLAQNPFGGPRPAPEPEAGGIVGWLLAKQSEFYREMSATIRAAKSDGSAVWTLLAISFAYGIFHAAGPGHGKAVISSYLVANQETARRGIVLSFASALMQSLVAVLIVGIAAWALNATAKTMCSAEKVIEIASYGLIAAFGLRLVWVKGGAFIHALQASQPVPAIAGVPHHHDHGHHHHHHGAHDHGHDDHDHHHHGHAHAHAHDHVHDEHCGHSHGPTPSELAGPGGWRRGLAAILTVGIRPCSGAILVLVFALAQGLFWAGIAATFLMGLGTAITVATIAVIAVSAKDVAQRLSAGRDGGGALFMRGIEFAAAGLVLLFGTGLLFGYLAAERTTCF, encoded by the coding sequence TTGCCCGTGACCTCTCTCCTTCGTTCTCCGCTTGTACGTGCTCTCGGCACCGGCGCGGCCATCCTTGTCGCCGTTTGGGCCGTCGATGCGGCGCTTCATGATCTCCTGGCGCAAAACCCCTTCGGCGGGCCGCGCCCTGCGCCCGAGCCGGAGGCCGGCGGTATCGTCGGCTGGCTGCTGGCCAAGCAATCGGAATTTTACCGCGAGATGTCAGCGACGATCCGCGCCGCGAAATCCGACGGCTCGGCGGTGTGGACGCTGCTTGCCATCTCCTTTGCCTACGGCATCTTCCATGCCGCCGGCCCCGGCCACGGCAAGGCGGTGATCTCCTCCTACCTCGTCGCCAACCAGGAAACGGCACGGCGCGGCATCGTGTTGTCCTTTGCCTCGGCGCTGATGCAGTCGCTGGTCGCGGTCCTCATCGTCGGCATCGCCGCCTGGGCGCTGAACGCGACGGCCAAGACCATGTGCAGCGCCGAGAAGGTGATCGAGATCGCCAGCTACGGCCTGATCGCGGCGTTTGGACTCCGCCTCGTCTGGGTCAAGGGCGGCGCCTTCATCCACGCGCTCCAGGCCTCCCAGCCAGTGCCCGCGATCGCCGGCGTGCCGCATCATCACGATCACGGCCACCATCACCATCATCATGGCGCGCATGATCATGGTCACGACGACCATGACCATCACCACCACGGCCACGCGCATGCCCATGCGCACGACCATGTCCATGACGAGCATTGCGGCCACTCCCACGGCCCCACGCCGAGCGAGCTTGCCGGCCCCGGCGGCTGGCGGCGCGGGCTGGCGGCGATCCTCACCGTCGGCATCCGCCCCTGTTCGGGCGCGATCCTGGTGCTGGTGTTCGCGCTTGCCCAGGGGCTGTTCTGGGCCGGCATCGCCGCGACTTTCCTGATGGGACTCGGCACCGCGATCACGGTCGCGACCATCGCGGTGATCGCCGTCTCCGCCAAGGACGTGGCGCAGCGCCTGAGCGCCGGCCGCGACGGCGGCGGCGCGCTCTTCATGCGCGGCATCGAATTCGCGGCCGCCGGCCTCGTGCTCCTGTTCGGCACCGGCCTGCTGTTCGGCTACCTCGCCGCCGAACGCACGACGTGTTTTTGA